TGAAGGAGGTACCGGTGCAGCGCCTCTGGAGTTCATCAATCGCCTCGGCATGCCAATGACCGAAGCCTTATTGTTGGTTCATAACACGTTGGTAGGCACCAACCTCCGTGAGGACATCGCAATCGGCGCTGCCGGGAAGGTCACCTCTGCCTTTAACATTGCCCGGACACTGGCCCTTGGCGCCGACTGGTGTAACGCAGCCAGGGGCTACATGTTCTCACTGGGTTGCATCCAGGCACTCAACTGCCACACTGGCCGCTGCCCGAGCGGAATAGCAACGCAGGACCCCCGCCGGGGGGAGAAGCTTGATGTGGAGATCAAGAGCAAACGAGTACATAACTTCCATAAGAACACTCTTGATGCACTCCAGAACCTTTTGCAGGCCTCCGGCCTTCGCCACCCCTCAGAACTGGGGCCGGAACACGTGGTACGCCGGGTGTCTAAAACCGAGGTGCATTCTTATATGGACCTGTTCCCGTTTCTTGAGCCCGGCGCCCTGCTTGAGGGAGAAACCGGACATACAATATTCGACAGATACTGGTATAAAGCCACCTCAGAAAGCTTCGACGCCCCTGAATTTATCCTCAAACTCAGGGAGACCAAACTCCGTTAAACAAGCTGGCGCAAAATTAACAAATCCTGTTTATTTTTCCGATAGGCTGGTGTAGACTTCGCTCCCGCTAAGCCACTGAGTTAACTCTCAAGTTTCTCACAGGCAGACAGCGAATCGGGGCGTAGCGCAGCTTGGTAGCGCACTTGCATGGGGTGCAAGGGGTCGTAGGTTCAAATCCTACCGTCCCGACCAGATTCCGACAATGAGCCCGGGCCGAAAGGTCCGGGCTTTTTGTTTCTCTGAAACAGCATTATTCGCCCGATCAAGCCAAAGCCAGTTCCCGAGACAATCCCGTATACATGTGCATCTGAAACAACGCGATGCTCGGTCAGATCGATCAGGGTTAACGGTCCAAAGAAACTGTCCAGAAAAGCTTTCAGCAAGACAAGAAAAAACAGGAAAGTAAGGGGTGATTTCAGATTTTGTATCCTCATCACCAATCCGATCGCCAGCATTCCGTATAACAAACCAGACAACCCGACATACCAATCAACCTCCGGGGACCAGATCCTCAGCCCCATCGTGATTGAAACGGACAACAGGACGATCAGCAATAACCATTGGTCCATGTTGAATGCCTTGCCAACAAGCAGCCAAAGCAACCACAGTCCCAGCAGGTTGAGCAGAAAATGTGGCCAGTCAAGATGAACGAAATGGGCCGACACCAGACGCCACACTTCACCACTCTGGGCGAAGTCATGCTGGTACTGTAGAAAGGACGAGGTTTCCGGGAGGAAGACGGCAACAATGAACGCTATTGCGCTCATTGTTGCCGGGATACGGAAATCGTACCCGGGATCACAAGACACTATGTCACCAGGCACTATGAATACGACGATTTCGGCTGCGGTACATTAAGCCCGCAGACAGCGCCACCAACAGCAGCAGGAACAGGTCAAAACGCCCACCGCCTCCACCGCCACTGCTGCCGGTGGTACTGACAGCCTCACCCTGAACGCCGCCCGGGTCCTTTATGCTTTGATTTGAGAGGCCGTCTGCATCGTTGGGGCCTCCATCTTCAATCAACAGCATCACACACCAGTCGCCCTGCGTCAGACCGGGTTTGTATTCGGCTGTTTTCGGCGGCGGACAGAAGCCCTCTGCCCCAGGTGCTGAATAGACGGCATTTCTGTCGTTTTCAACGAACGCATTCCAGGCCATCGTGTCAGCCGAGTATTTTCTGTAGACAGCACGCTTAGGTATGACTGCGAGCTGAGGCAGAACGACATAAGCCGAATCCGACGGCTGCGCCAGACCACTCACCGTGAAATCGAAAATTCCACCGGGGAATTTCTCAGAGGC
This Marinobacter salinus DNA region includes the following protein-coding sequences:
- the rrtA gene encoding rhombosortase, which encodes MSAIAFIVAVFLPETSSFLQYQHDFAQSGEVWRLVSAHFVHLDWPHFLLNLLGLWLLWLLVGKAFNMDQWLLLIVLLSVSITMGLRIWSPEVDWYVGLSGLLYGMLAIGLVMRIQNLKSPLTFLFFLVLLKAFLDSFFGPLTLIDLTEHRVVSDAHVYGIVSGTGFGLIGRIMLFQRNKKPGPFGPGSLSESGRDGRI